The genomic stretch CCATGGCTTTCCGCATCAGACTCATATGCTGAATCAAAGTGATGAGATCTCATAGTCTGCGGCGTGGTGGTACCGGGTGAAGCAGCGTATTTTTCCATGCCTCTAAGAGACCTTACCGGAATCTGAATATCACCTGGGGGCATCATCTTTTGGGATACACGGTCGCGGAGAGATGTCCTTCTCTGTACGACAGCACTCAAAGGCCGACTATCTGCAGGAGAGATCGGTGTAGAGGGAAAGGATGGAATCGTCGACTGTGATCCTGATCGAGCATTGTGGCCCGCCTCATCTTTGATAAGAGGCGAGGGCAACGGTGCAGGAGGCTGCGGGGTATAGGTTCGCGGCTGAAGAAGGAACACCGGCTCGTCTTCGTGGCCTATCTCTGTTTCCGGATCGCTGTCCTCGAATTTCATGGCCGACGAGTCTTGGCTGTCTTGGCGGAAGTGGATTTGCATTGTCTGTGGACTGGTGACACCAAAGGTACCTGCGGCAGACTGAGGGGTATATTGAGCACTTTGAGGACTATCGAAGCCGGATTTCTTAGTTGCCGTCTGAGGGCTGCCGAAGCCGAAAGTGTTCGAAGTATGACGAGAAGACTTGAACGGTGGAAGTAAGGGTAGGCCGCCAGGTAGAGGAAAATCAATAGTGCTGGTATCATCATCGATTATAGAGCTAGCCGGTCTATTTTCTGTAGAGCCACTGCGGACGCTATCTTGAGTACTGGATCTTCGACTATAATCCTCTGTTATAACATGGAGATCCATGGGTATAGATTCTTCAGGAATATTAGACATGGGGGGGTGCAATGCTCGCCTGGGAATTACATTAGCTACTGGAACCGACAGCGCTGATGGCGACGAAACTTACCCAT from Trichoderma atroviride chromosome 3, complete sequence encodes the following:
- a CDS encoding uncharacterized protein (EggNog:ENOG41), with the translated sequence MDLHVITEDYSRRSSTQDSVRSGSTENRPASSIIDDDTSTIDFPLPGGLPLLPPFKSSRHTSNTFGFGSPQTATKKSGFDSPQSAQYTPQSAAGTFGVTSPQTMQIHFRQDSQDSSAMKFEDSDPETEIGHEDEPVFLLQPRTYTPQPPAPLPSPLIKDEAGHNARSGSQSTIPSFPSTPISPADSRPLSAVVQRRTSLRDRVSQKMMPPGDIQIPVRSLRGMEKYAASPGTTTPQTMRSHHFDSAYESDAESHGRHPSGSSSNMTMSPPQLNVVPSPRSDRQRYYHPVQASPHSPLQQRPHTAVGHGHSSYHQGHSSLAPPALSGLSKVTSANYEDGTSQSVRTTRTTRTTKTVDKQLKKKKSAFGWLKKAFSMDEEERAAYEARRAVQYQESYYNADPPKFLDGRRVR